The following proteins are co-located in the Betta splendens chromosome 9, fBetSpl5.4, whole genome shotgun sequence genome:
- the LOC129604603 gene encoding uncharacterized protein LOC129604603 has protein sequence MRTTRAEDAAKAVRRQQLQERGDSSNKAVWKQLCWIQPQESTGSQALESRPPQGADADMTEPHTSLLYLPIIYLWTGGVDGDMLASLAPPVHLSGERLGWTLLVCMVSDIGRGRLQVSWRSPSEGRAPTTQHSLAINKKHRSHRAVAIITVATRDWPSFSCSVSHRRHAKPTRRRFTSSPDGQDNMCREDEDEHDVLMWTNTVVVQALRLILMKIIVFNTLMTIYAVIT, from the exons ATGCGGACAACGCGAGCGGAGGACGCGGCTAAAGCTGTGAGGCGGCAACAGCTGCAGGAGCGAGGCGACAGTTCAAATAAGGCTGTGTGGAAGCAGCTGTGCTGGATTCAGCCACAAGAATCTACGGGCTCACAAGCACTGGA GTCCCGCCCACCGCAG GGTGCAGACGCAGACATGACTGAGCCGCACACGAGCCTCTTGTACCTTCCAATCATCTATTTGTGGACAG GAGGCGTGGACGGCGACATGCTGGCGTCTCTGGCGCCTCCAGTCCACCTGTCGGGCGAGAGGCTGGGCTGGACCCTGCTGGTCTGCATGGTCAGCGACATCGGGAGAGGACGCCTGCAGGTCAGCTGGAGGTCGCCGTCAGAGGGCCGCGCTCCCACGACGCAGCACAGTTTGGCAATAAACAAGAAGCACCGCAGCCACCGCGCTGTTGCAATAATCACCGTGGCGACGAGGGACTGGCCGTCGTTCTCATGCTCCGTGAGCCACAGACGACACGCGAAACCCACCAGGAGGCGGTTCACCTCGTCACCAG ATGGTCAAGACAACATGTGcagagaagatgaagatgaacacG ATGTTCTTATGTGGACAAATACAGTGGTTGTACAGGCTTTGAGGCTGATTTTAATGAAGATCATTGTCTTCAACACCCTGATGACCATTTATGCTGTCATCACGTG A
- the rgmb gene encoding RGM domain family member B, translating into MGRAGCCCCRGAERLACPRPARRFLPPLLLILVLNCGAHLGECQVATPQCRIQKCTTDFVSLTSHLTPAVDAIHTEFCKALRSYSACTQRTAKSCRGNLVFHSAVLGISDLMSQRNCSRDGPTSSTHPEVQPEPCNYHSRTQHGHVHAHAHAHVHAHAHAHGHSRPGYLFCGLFGDPHLRTFKDSFQTCKVEGAWPLIDNDYLSVQVTNVPVVPGSSATATNKITIIFKPYEGCTDQRVYQAVTDNLPAAFDDGTTSSGDPIHALAGADGATGKVRALWISERTPGRHVELHAGYIGVTVIVRQLGRYLTLAVRIPEELARAYDATQDLQLCLNGCPSAERIDQAGHLPLPPAPPALGLQLQQPRRPSYASQTQDRPRGAAQGFGVEAARERCRERLEVRDIYFHSCVFDLLTTGDANFTVAAYSAQKDMESLHPHRDRWRIYPRASAPGLRSESLTRLVLLVACAVSAAAL; encoded by the exons ATGGGGAGAGCCGGATGCTGTTGCTGCCGCGGGGCTGAGCGCCTCGCCTGCCCGCGTCCGGCGCGGCGcttcctgccgccgctgctgctgatcctCGTCCTCAACTGCGGCGCGCACTTAG GCGAGTGCCAGGTGGCCACCCCCCAGTGCCGCATCCAGAAATGCACCACCGACTTCGTGTCGCTCACCTCCCACCTGACGCCGGCCGTGGACGCCATTCACACGGAGTTCTGCAAAGCCCTGCGCTCGTACTCGGCCTGCACCCAGAGGACGGCCAAGTCCTGCCGGGGGAACCTGGTCTTCCACTCGGCCGTGCTGGGCATTTCTGACCTCATGAGCCAGAGGAACTGCTCCCGAGACGGCCCCACGTCCTCCACGCACCCGGAGGTCCAACCCGAGCCCTGCAACTACCACAGCCGCACCCAGCACGGCCACGTGCACGCCCACGCGCACGCCCACGTGCACGCCCACGCGCACGCCCACGGCCACTCTCGGCCCGGGTACCTGTTCTGCGGGCTGTTCGGGGACCCACACCTGAGGACATTTAAGGACAGCTTCCAGACTTGCAAGgtggagggggcgtggcctctCATTGACAATGACTACTTGTCAGTGCAGGTCACGAATGTTCCCGTGGTACCAGGTTCCAGCGCCACGGCAACCAATaag ATCACCATCATCTTCAAGCCCTACGAGGGCTGCACAGACCAGAGGGTCTACCAGGCAGTCACAGACAACCTTCCCGCTGCCTTCGACGACGGCACCACCAGCAGCGGGGACCCCATCCACGCCCTGGCCGGCGCCGACGGCGCCACGGGGAAGGTCCGGGCCCTGTGGATCTCGGAGCGCACGCCGGGCCGCCACGTGGAGCTGCACGCCGGCTACATCGGCGTGACCGTCATCGTGCGGCAGCTGGGCCGCTACCTGACCCTGGCCGTGCGCATCCCCGAGGAGCTGGCCCGGGCCTACGACGCCACCCAGGACCTGCAGCTGTGCCTGAACGGCTGCCCCAGCGCCGAGCGCATCGACCAGGCGGGCCACCTGCCCCTGCCCCCCGCGCCCCCCGCGctcggcctccagctccagcagccgcgCCGGCCCAGCTACGCGTCGCAGACTCAGGACCGGCCCCGCGGCGCCGCGCAGGGCTTCGGCGTGGAGGCGGCCAGGGAGCGCTGCAGGGAGCGGCTGGAGGTGCGGGACATCTACTTCCACTCCTGCGTCTTCGACCTCCTGACCACCGGGGACGCCAACTTCACGGTGGCGGCGTACAGCGCCCAGAAGGACATGGAGAGTCTGCACCCGCACCGGGACCGGTGGAGGATCTACCCCCGCGCCTCCGCGCCCGGCTTGCGCTCCGAGTCGCTCACacgtctggttctgctggtggcGTGTGCTGTGAGCGCGGCGGCGCTGTGA